One part of the Rutidosis leptorrhynchoides isolate AG116_Rl617_1_P2 chromosome 1, CSIRO_AGI_Rlap_v1, whole genome shotgun sequence genome encodes these proteins:
- the LOC139885721 gene encoding uncharacterized protein isoform X3 yields the protein MDVKNSDNCMNRCRPPGSEVLPEDILAKTSDLRMRPLWGSFDDDDIHSNPTVSLLAIAAGIKQKHLVDKIITKFLENEFVIMVFHYDGVVDQWADFKWTDRVIHISAMNQTKWWFAKRFLHPDIVATYDYIFLWDEDLDIDHFDPVRYVSIIKEEGLDISQPALDPGKSEVHHQITARRKNSKVHRNVLKLRGNGRCYDNSTGPPCLGWVEMMAPVFSKASWRCAWYLIQNDLIHGWGIDYQLGYCAQGDRKQKVGVVDAEYIVHLGVPSLGGSNHASNITIDQVNTKSITDTDDLVKPSNNSNVHAGNGRLEVRKQSYLEMRIFRRRWDEAVKNDKCWVDQYANTTKKCLPGSC from the exons ATGGATGTGAAGAATTCGGATAATTGCATG AACCGTTGCAGGCCTCCAGGAAGCGAGGTATTGCCAGAAGATATCCTTGCCAAAACTTCTGACTTGCGTATGCGTCCTTTATGGGGttcatttgatgatgatgat ATTCATTCAAACCCAACTGTGAGTTTATTAGCGATTGCAGCAGGAATAAAGCAAAAACATTTGGTTGATAAAATAATAACGAAG TTTTTAGAAAATGAATTTGTCATAATGGTATTTCATTATGATGGTGTTGTTGATCAATGGGCTGATTTTAAATGGACTGATCGGGTCATTCACATATCTGCCATGAACCAAACCAAGTG GTGGTTTGCTAAGCGGTTCCTGCACCCTGACATAGTTGCAACTTATGATTACATCTTTCTGTGGGATGAAGACCTTGATATCGATCATTTTGATCCAGTCCG GTATGTATCAATTATCAAAGAGGAAGGACTTGACATATCACAACCAGCACTTGACCCTGGAAAATCAGAGGTTCATCATCAAATTACTGCACGGCGAAAGAACTCAAAAGTTCACAG GAACGTTTTAAAGTTAAGAGGCAATGGAAGGTGTTATGACAATAGCACAGGTCCTCCCTGTTTAGG TTGGGTAGAAATGATGGCTCCCGTGTTTTCAAAAGCTTCATGGCGATGCGCTTGGTATCTAATTCAG AATGATTTGATTCATGGATGGGGGATTGATTATCAGCTCGGCTATTGTGCTCAG GGTGACCGAAAGCAAAAAGTTGGTGTGGTTGATGCTGAATACATAGTTCATTTGGGTGTCCCCTCTCTCGGTGGTTCAAACCAT GCAAGCAACATTACAATTGATCAAGTAAATACAAAAAGTATAACAGATACAGATGATCTTGTAAAACCG TCAAACAACAGCAATGTACATGCTGGCAATGGTAGACTTGAG GTGAGGAAGCAATCATATCTTGAAATGCGTATCTTCAGGCGTAGATGGGATGAGGCAGTTAAAAACGACAAATGTTGGGTTGATCAATATGCCAACACAACGAAGAAATGTCTTCCAGGATCTTGTTGA
- the LOC139885721 gene encoding uncharacterized protein isoform X2: MTDFSFVSIFADSKSRKNAASILVITSLLFGSYLFGTAFFANDFKILHNSEMDVKNSDNCMNRCRPPGSEVLPEDILAKTSDLRMRPLWGSFDDDDIHSNPTVSLLAIAAGIKQKHLVDKIITKFLENEFVIMVFHYDGVVDQWADFKWTDRVIHISAMNQTKWWFAKRFLHPDIVATYDYIFLWDEDLDIDHFDPVRYVSIIKEEGLDISQPALDPGKSEVHHQITARRKNSKVHRNVLKLRGNGRCYDNSTGPPCLGWVEMMAPVFSKASWRCAWYLIQNDLIHGWGIDYQLGYCAQGDRKQKVGVVDAEYIVHLGVPSLGGSNHASNITIDQVNTKSITDTDDLVKPSNNSNVHAGNGRLEVRKQSYLEMRIFRRRWDEAVKNDKCWVDQYANTTKKCLPGSC, encoded by the exons ATGACAGATTTCAGTTTT GTCTCTATATTCGCTGATTCCAAAAGTAGAAAAAACGCTGCCAGTATCTTAGTCATAACATCTCTGCTTTTTGGATCTTATCTTTTCGGGACTGCATTTTTCGCAAATGACTTCAAA ATTCTACATAATTCAGAAATGGATGTGAAGAATTCGGATAATTGCATG AACCGTTGCAGGCCTCCAGGAAGCGAGGTATTGCCAGAAGATATCCTTGCCAAAACTTCTGACTTGCGTATGCGTCCTTTATGGGGttcatttgatgatgatgat ATTCATTCAAACCCAACTGTGAGTTTATTAGCGATTGCAGCAGGAATAAAGCAAAAACATTTGGTTGATAAAATAATAACGAAG TTTTTAGAAAATGAATTTGTCATAATGGTATTTCATTATGATGGTGTTGTTGATCAATGGGCTGATTTTAAATGGACTGATCGGGTCATTCACATATCTGCCATGAACCAAACCAAGTG GTGGTTTGCTAAGCGGTTCCTGCACCCTGACATAGTTGCAACTTATGATTACATCTTTCTGTGGGATGAAGACCTTGATATCGATCATTTTGATCCAGTCCG GTATGTATCAATTATCAAAGAGGAAGGACTTGACATATCACAACCAGCACTTGACCCTGGAAAATCAGAGGTTCATCATCAAATTACTGCACGGCGAAAGAACTCAAAAGTTCACAG GAACGTTTTAAAGTTAAGAGGCAATGGAAGGTGTTATGACAATAGCACAGGTCCTCCCTGTTTAGG TTGGGTAGAAATGATGGCTCCCGTGTTTTCAAAAGCTTCATGGCGATGCGCTTGGTATCTAATTCAG AATGATTTGATTCATGGATGGGGGATTGATTATCAGCTCGGCTATTGTGCTCAG GGTGACCGAAAGCAAAAAGTTGGTGTGGTTGATGCTGAATACATAGTTCATTTGGGTGTCCCCTCTCTCGGTGGTTCAAACCAT GCAAGCAACATTACAATTGATCAAGTAAATACAAAAAGTATAACAGATACAGATGATCTTGTAAAACCG TCAAACAACAGCAATGTACATGCTGGCAATGGTAGACTTGAG GTGAGGAAGCAATCATATCTTGAAATGCGTATCTTCAGGCGTAGATGGGATGAGGCAGTTAAAAACGACAAATGTTGGGTTGATCAATATGCCAACACAACGAAGAAATGTCTTCCAGGATCTTGTTGA
- the LOC139885721 gene encoding uncharacterized protein isoform X1: MTDFSFVSIFADSKSRKNAASILVITSLLFGSYLFGTAFFANDFKVLILHNSEMDVKNSDNCMNRCRPPGSEVLPEDILAKTSDLRMRPLWGSFDDDDIHSNPTVSLLAIAAGIKQKHLVDKIITKFLENEFVIMVFHYDGVVDQWADFKWTDRVIHISAMNQTKWWFAKRFLHPDIVATYDYIFLWDEDLDIDHFDPVRYVSIIKEEGLDISQPALDPGKSEVHHQITARRKNSKVHRNVLKLRGNGRCYDNSTGPPCLGWVEMMAPVFSKASWRCAWYLIQNDLIHGWGIDYQLGYCAQGDRKQKVGVVDAEYIVHLGVPSLGGSNHASNITIDQVNTKSITDTDDLVKPSNNSNVHAGNGRLEVRKQSYLEMRIFRRRWDEAVKNDKCWVDQYANTTKKCLPGSC, from the exons ATGACAGATTTCAGTTTT GTCTCTATATTCGCTGATTCCAAAAGTAGAAAAAACGCTGCCAGTATCTTAGTCATAACATCTCTGCTTTTTGGATCTTATCTTTTCGGGACTGCATTTTTCGCAAATGACTTCAAAGTACTT ATTCTACATAATTCAGAAATGGATGTGAAGAATTCGGATAATTGCATG AACCGTTGCAGGCCTCCAGGAAGCGAGGTATTGCCAGAAGATATCCTTGCCAAAACTTCTGACTTGCGTATGCGTCCTTTATGGGGttcatttgatgatgatgat ATTCATTCAAACCCAACTGTGAGTTTATTAGCGATTGCAGCAGGAATAAAGCAAAAACATTTGGTTGATAAAATAATAACGAAG TTTTTAGAAAATGAATTTGTCATAATGGTATTTCATTATGATGGTGTTGTTGATCAATGGGCTGATTTTAAATGGACTGATCGGGTCATTCACATATCTGCCATGAACCAAACCAAGTG GTGGTTTGCTAAGCGGTTCCTGCACCCTGACATAGTTGCAACTTATGATTACATCTTTCTGTGGGATGAAGACCTTGATATCGATCATTTTGATCCAGTCCG GTATGTATCAATTATCAAAGAGGAAGGACTTGACATATCACAACCAGCACTTGACCCTGGAAAATCAGAGGTTCATCATCAAATTACTGCACGGCGAAAGAACTCAAAAGTTCACAG GAACGTTTTAAAGTTAAGAGGCAATGGAAGGTGTTATGACAATAGCACAGGTCCTCCCTGTTTAGG TTGGGTAGAAATGATGGCTCCCGTGTTTTCAAAAGCTTCATGGCGATGCGCTTGGTATCTAATTCAG AATGATTTGATTCATGGATGGGGGATTGATTATCAGCTCGGCTATTGTGCTCAG GGTGACCGAAAGCAAAAAGTTGGTGTGGTTGATGCTGAATACATAGTTCATTTGGGTGTCCCCTCTCTCGGTGGTTCAAACCAT GCAAGCAACATTACAATTGATCAAGTAAATACAAAAAGTATAACAGATACAGATGATCTTGTAAAACCG TCAAACAACAGCAATGTACATGCTGGCAATGGTAGACTTGAG GTGAGGAAGCAATCATATCTTGAAATGCGTATCTTCAGGCGTAGATGGGATGAGGCAGTTAAAAACGACAAATGTTGGGTTGATCAATATGCCAACACAACGAAGAAATGTCTTCCAGGATCTTGTTGA